In Pelmatolapia mariae isolate MD_Pm_ZW linkage group LG8, Pm_UMD_F_2, whole genome shotgun sequence, one genomic interval encodes:
- the adam9b gene encoding disintegrin and metalloproteinase domain-containing protein 9: MIIKNHILITVFVFSFISGIDNKDAFQGFTSKLSKYSIVNPQVIHRGSRSINRQHHLKDKYGDETVSYAVNINNQKHVIHLKKNRDFLHPNFVQYSRDAAGNYNTSYPKQHVHCYYHGEVEGYKDSMVALSTCSGLRGVIFFENKAFGLEPVPQSTTNDHLLYLLEDVHTEPVTCGVITEATSAPSHEPFEPGQSLTSLLRRKRNLPQTSYVELVLVVDNLRYTFEKNNATAVREEMVQMANLLDGYYKQLNIRVVLVGLEIFKDSNPFSVDGSAGDVLGNFVQWRKTFLIPKIRHDIGQLIVGQSGTYPGGVLGMAFVGTVCSASSSGGINVFSNNNLAFVSTVVAHEMGHNLGMNHDSANCACNGTSCIMSGGASGATHFSQCSEADFEALILRGGGLCLRNQPAASNVISNPECGNGLLEQGEQCDCGKPQECTNKCCNAATCTFTRGSACAHGACCENCQLKVAGTPCRDSVNTCDLPEYCNGRNESCPNDFYLMDGLPCQNNAAYCYEGRCQTYDYQCGDLFAPDNAIKAADICFQDANIQGDRFGNCGLNSNGAYIKCTLANVMCGKVQCTNVNVNNPPSGATVSIKIVAGKTCVNADFNLGTDVLDPAYVNPGSPCATGKTCVNFQCVNASALLPNLTCDAKTTCNGRGVCNNLGHCHCENGWGPPYCDRSGWGGSIDSGPAQIDYSLRNGLLIFFLLVVPLLVLLILVLLYVFRRESLEPCIKRLRKTQTKNTNAGSNSNAQTGATTIPPPERPTNRPAFPAAASTPVSGFRYGETNYWDDENSHDPPQQPPPVQGPGVPRPIPPKQLPS, from the exons ATGATCATCAAAAATCACATCCTAATAACTGTTTTcgttttttcctttatttctgGGATCGATAACAAAG ATGCTTTCCAGGGGTTTACATCAAAGCTTTCCAAGTATTCCATTGTAAATCCTCAAGTGATTCATAGAGGGTCTAGGAGCATCAACAGACAACATCATTTAAAAGAT AAATATGGAGATGAGACAGTGTCATATGCAGTCAACATAAACAACCAAAAGCATGTCATTCATCTGAAAAAGAACAG agaCTTCTTACACCCAAATTTTGTTCAATATTCACGTGACGCTGCCGGGAACTACAACACATCATATCCGAAACAACAT GTACATTGTTATTACCACGGGGAGGTGGAAGGCTATAAGGATTCAATGGTAGCGCTGAGCACGTGCTCTGGTCTCAG GGGTGTGATCTTCTTTGAAAATAAGGCCTTTGGCCTGGAGCCTGTGCCACAGTCCACCACCAATGACCACCTTCTCTACCTTTTGGAGGACGTTCACACGGAGCCCGTCACCTGTGGAGTCATTACTGAGGCTACTTCAGCGCCGAGCCACGAACCCTTTGAGCCTGGCCAATCCCTGACTTCTCTGCTGCGG AGAAAACGCAATTTACCACAGACCAGTTATGTGGAGTTGGTGCTGGTTGTGGATAATCTCAGG TATACTTTTGAGAAAAACAATGCGACAGCGGTGCGAGAGGAGATGGTGCAAATGGCTAATCTACTGGACGGG TACTACAAGCAGCTGAACATCCGAGTTGTCCTGGTGGGCCTGGAGATTTTTAAGGATAGTAATCCTTTTAGTGTGGACGGCAGTGCAGGAGATGTGTTGGGAAATTTTGTTCAGTGGAGGAAGACTTTTCTGATACCCAAAATCAGGCATGACATTGGACAACTCATTGT TGGTCAGTCTGGGACATATCCAGGAGGTGTATTAGGTATGGCCTTTGTGGGCACAGTCTGCTCTGCCTCAAGTTCTGGAGGAATCAATGTG ttcAGCAACAACAATTTGGCTTTTGTCTCCACTGTGGTGGCTCATGAGATGGGTCATAACCTGGGCATGAATCATGACAGTGCGAACTGCGCCTGTAATGGAACAAGCTGCATCATGTCAGGAGGTGCCAG TGGTGCCACACATTTTAGCCAGTGCAGTGAAGCAGATTTTGAAGCACTGATTTTAAGAGGAGGAGGCCTGTGTCTGAGAAATCAGCCCGCTGCATCAAATGTGATTAGCAATCCTGAGTGTGGCAATGGCCTACTGGAACAAGGGGAGCAGTGTGATTGTGGCAAACCACAG GAATGTACGAATAAGTGCTGCAATGCTGCCACATGTACATTTACCCGCGGATCTGCATGTGCTCACGGAGCATGTTGTGAAAACTGTCAG cTGAAAGTTGCAGGAACGCCATGCAGAGATTCTGTCAATACCTGTGATCTTCCTGAATATTGTAATGGAAGAAATGAATCCTGTCCGAATGACTTTTATCTCATGGATGGTCTGCCCTGTCAAAACAATGCTGCGTACTGCTATGAAGGACGCTGTCAGACATATGATTATCAGTGCGGAGATCTGTTTGCACCAG ATAATGCAATAAAAGCAGCAGATATTTGTTTCCAAGATGCAAATATTCAGGGAGATCGGTTTGGTAACTGTGGACTCAACAGCAATGGAGCCTACATCAAATGTACTTTAGC AAATGTGATGTGTGGAAAGGTGCAGTGCACCAACGTGAATGTAAATAACCCTCCTTCCGGTGCCACAGTCAGTATCAAAATAGTTGCTGGGAAGACTTGTGTTAATGCAGACTTCAACCTTGGCACCGATGTGCTCGACCCAGCCTATGTTAACCCTGGCAGCCCCTGTGCTACAGGAAAG ACCTGTGTGAACTTTCAGTGTGTGAACGCCTCTGCTCTCCTGCCCAACTTGACCTGTGATGCAAAAACCACCTGTAATGGCCGAGGG GTTTGTAACAACCTAGGTCACTGCCACTGTGAAAATGGCTGGGGCCCACCCTACTGTGACAGGTCAGGGTGGGGTGGCAGCATAGACAGCGGTCCTGCTCAAATAG ACTACTCCCTCAGAAACGGCCTGCTGATCTTCTTCCTCTTGGTGGTTCCTCTTCTGGTTCTTCTCATTTTGGTGCTCCTTTACGTCTTTAGGAGAGAGTCCTTAGAGCCTTGCATCAAAAG gttaCGTAAGACtcaaaccaaaaacacaaatgcaGGCTCAAACAGCAATGCTCAAACGGGTGCCACAACCATACCTCCACCTGAGCGTCCCACCAACCGG CCTGCATTTCCAGCAGCTGCCTCAACTCCAGTTTCTGG TTTCAGGTACGGAGAAACGAACTACTGGGATGATGAAAACAGTCATGACCCCCCTCAACAACCACCTCCTGTACAGGGCCCTGGAGTACCCAGACCAATCCCACCAAAACAGCTACCAAGCTAA